The Aminithiophilus ramosus genome contains a region encoding:
- a CDS encoding STAS domain-containing protein — MHIERKEGKNVLLLVLQGRLDAGHCRTLEDELEEDLRRGAYHITLDMGEVLFLSSAGIRTLLHYRKTLLALGGELSICQSSEFVREILAMVGMETLFCDPAKVSSVPSSETLKRYDLASSRGFQIELATTEKACPFGAGSWGLGVGSFERSSSAHGEILAMEGFALMLPPGDGQVPDFMARSGDFVPSVHFSSGLVMRGEPSCCLRFSEPLPGLRLSHLARSALEATGGNAVAMALVGETSGLVGASLNRLPGEAGSPVAKTAAEEDFFSLPGLRDHLAFWPEKRYDRHLAVVAGVAILGDPGQLAPQVRSLGDDDNLRGHFHGAVFPFKAIPQGPVELPSLLSKLFDALDPIGLLHLLHDRRPISGAGESTFLSGALWAGSLKTEKPSEGGNA, encoded by the coding sequence GTGCACATTGAACGCAAAGAGGGGAAAAACGTTCTGCTCCTGGTACTCCAAGGCCGCTTGGATGCGGGGCACTGCCGGACACTGGAGGATGAATTGGAGGAGGATCTGCGCCGAGGGGCCTATCACATCACGCTCGACATGGGCGAGGTGCTTTTTCTGAGCTCAGCCGGCATCAGGACTCTTCTGCATTACAGAAAGACGCTCCTCGCGCTCGGAGGGGAGCTCTCCATCTGTCAGTCGTCGGAATTCGTCAGGGAGATTCTGGCCATGGTCGGCATGGAGACCCTGTTCTGTGATCCCGCGAAGGTTTCGTCTGTCCCTTCCAGCGAGACTCTCAAGCGCTACGATCTCGCTTCATCGAGAGGGTTTCAGATCGAACTTGCGACAACGGAAAAAGCCTGTCCCTTCGGGGCCGGTTCATGGGGGCTGGGGGTAGGATCTTTCGAACGTTCCTCCTCCGCTCACGGCGAGATCCTCGCCATGGAGGGGTTCGCTCTCATGTTGCCTCCCGGCGACGGTCAGGTGCCCGATTTCATGGCACGATCGGGGGATTTCGTCCCCTCCGTGCACTTCTCGTCGGGGCTCGTCATGCGAGGTGAGCCCTCGTGCTGCCTGAGGTTTTCCGAGCCTCTGCCGGGACTTCGCCTGTCGCACCTGGCGCGAAGTGCGTTGGAAGCGACAGGAGGAAACGCCGTCGCAATGGCTCTCGTGGGGGAGACGTCCGGCCTTGTGGGCGCAAGCCTGAACCGCCTGCCGGGAGAGGCGGGCAGTCCTGTCGCGAAGACGGCCGCCGAAGAGGACTTTTTCTCCCTTCCTGGCCTGCGTGACCATCTGGCTTTCTGGCCAGAAAAACGCTACGATCGCCACCTGGCCGTCGTGGCGGGCGTGGCGATCCTGGGCGATCCGGGCCAACTGGCACCCCAGGTGCGCTCCCTGGGTGACGACGACAATCTCAGAGGGCATTTCCACGGTGCCGTCTTTCCCTTCAAAGCCATTCCTCAGGGCCCAGTGGAGCTTCCCTCGTTGCTGTCAAAGCTTTTCGATGCTCTTGACCCCATCGGGCTGCTCCATCTGCTTCATGACAGAAGACCCATTTCCGGGGCCGGGGAGAGTACGTTCTTGAGCGGCGCCCTCTGGGCCGGATCCCTGAAGACGGAGAAACCGTCCGAAGGAGGAAACGCATGA
- a CDS encoding ISNCY family transposase, which yields MKTKEARRLGLVEEAVAGNLTVQEVADRLGLSRRQVFRLKRRYREEGAQGLLHKGRGKPSRRRICQETRDFVVSLAKGLYRDTSCQHMAELLAEEHDLVLSAKSIARFLRAENLSLVHRHRAPKRRSRRVRRSRRGDLVQMDASPFDWFEIGERCTLHGVIDDATGEVLGLWMARNECLFGYFRVLRQMLDRHGVPRELYADRHTIFLSPKSEKLTIKEELEDSAPVTQFGRALEALGTRYVPAGSPQAKGRIERLWGTLQDRLVVAFRRAGVKTIEEANVLLAAYPGEVHNPRFARPPAEGASAFLPPPDGPALDLLLTRQTDRKASGDSTISLDGKQYALIGPRRRPLLLARGQAVKVIEKLDGKLLALVHDGLYDLAAVDKEPPATPPPVIETKTGTPCKTKKQRKPAADHPWRQNPAPPAAAVGSEQGTGSPP from the coding sequence ATGAAGACAAAAGAAGCAAGGCGCTTGGGGTTGGTGGAAGAGGCTGTCGCGGGCAACCTGACGGTTCAGGAGGTGGCCGATCGGCTCGGTCTGAGCCGCCGTCAGGTCTTTCGGCTCAAACGACGCTACCGGGAAGAAGGAGCGCAGGGGCTCCTGCACAAGGGACGAGGCAAACCGTCCCGGCGCAGAATCTGTCAGGAGACACGGGATTTCGTCGTCAGTCTGGCCAAGGGTCTTTACAGGGATACGAGCTGTCAGCACATGGCCGAACTCCTTGCCGAAGAGCATGATCTCGTGCTGAGCGCCAAGAGCATCGCCCGTTTCCTTCGCGCGGAGAACCTGTCCCTCGTTCATCGCCACCGGGCCCCGAAGCGGCGTTCCCGCAGGGTCCGACGGTCCCGACGAGGCGATCTGGTCCAGATGGACGCCTCTCCTTTCGATTGGTTCGAGATCGGTGAGCGTTGCACTCTCCACGGCGTGATTGACGATGCCACAGGAGAGGTCCTCGGTCTGTGGATGGCCAGGAATGAGTGCCTCTTCGGCTACTTCCGCGTGCTCCGTCAGATGCTTGATCGCCACGGCGTGCCTCGCGAGCTTTACGCCGACCGCCACACCATCTTCCTTTCTCCCAAGTCGGAAAAACTGACGATCAAGGAGGAGCTGGAGGACTCGGCGCCTGTAACCCAGTTCGGCCGCGCTCTGGAGGCTCTCGGAACTCGCTATGTCCCTGCAGGGTCTCCCCAGGCGAAGGGGCGGATCGAAAGGCTCTGGGGAACTCTTCAGGATCGTCTCGTCGTCGCCTTCCGACGGGCCGGAGTGAAAACGATCGAAGAGGCCAACGTCCTGCTCGCCGCCTACCCGGGAGAGGTCCATAACCCGAGGTTCGCTCGTCCTCCCGCAGAGGGGGCATCTGCCTTTCTCCCTCCGCCGGACGGCCCCGCTCTCGATCTCCTCCTGACTCGCCAGACCGACCGGAAGGCCTCGGGAGACTCGACGATTTCCCTCGACGGAAAACAGTACGCCCTGATAGGCCCCCGCAGACGCCCCCTGCTTCTTGCCAGAGGACAGGCGGTCAAGGTCATCGAGAAGCTCGACGGGAAACTCCTGGCTCTTGTCCATGACGGGCTCTACGATCTCGCAGCCGTCGACAAAGAGCCCCCTGCGACTCCCCCGCCTGTCATCGAGACGAAGACAGGCACTCCATGCAAAACGAAGAAGCAGAGGAAGCCGGCGGCAGACCATCCCTGGCGACAGAATCCCGCTCCTCCTGCCGCGGCGGTCGGCTCCGAGCAAGGGACGGGTTCCCCTCCCTAG
- a CDS encoding mechanosensitive ion channel family protein → MRQWRIPKTEITIRRVDNGDREGQFLFSAETVAQLETFYGRVRHLPYRPGVIGGFFEWYSLSPGNLLPPRWLLSLVRFSELPSWLVREIWDQTIWQWLALFLTLLVTVKAIIFAGGLYRAKMRGKAAALRQRALRILFMLLAVGILTAAAYVIDDVVNITGRALLVVVGFLVGLRLLFWACLVFQGCNFLAELFVLSPRIDSRGIDGSMVRTMANLIGIFLSLSLFFYGAGQLGVSIVPVITGLGVVGLALSLAAKPTVENVIGGLTLFADRPVRVGDFCRFGGTSGTVVEIGLRSTRIQGLDRTVTSIPNAEFSQLQLVNVSRRDYILLETTLGLRYETTLDQLRWVLARLREMLLAHPEVHDFPEARVRFVGFNAYSLDISVRAYIATSDLDVFLAVQEDILFRIGEIVDQAGTAFAFPSNTTYVTRDAAPERKRREEVEEEFRKESDGVGASTPGTIEEQQDHAPFESQETSEP, encoded by the coding sequence ATGCGCCAATGGCGCATCCCCAAGACAGAGATTACCATCAGGCGCGTCGACAACGGAGATCGTGAGGGGCAGTTCCTTTTCTCCGCCGAAACGGTTGCTCAGCTGGAGACGTTTTATGGCCGCGTCCGCCACCTTCCCTACAGGCCCGGCGTCATCGGCGGCTTCTTCGAGTGGTACAGCCTTTCACCCGGGAACCTCCTTCCTCCCCGTTGGCTCCTGAGTTTGGTGCGCTTTTCCGAGTTACCCTCCTGGCTTGTGCGCGAGATCTGGGACCAGACGATCTGGCAGTGGCTTGCCCTGTTTCTGACCCTTTTAGTGACCGTCAAAGCCATCATTTTTGCCGGAGGTCTTTACCGCGCTAAAATGAGGGGGAAGGCTGCCGCCTTGAGGCAAAGAGCTCTCCGTATCCTTTTTATGCTTCTGGCCGTAGGCATTCTCACTGCAGCGGCTTATGTCATCGACGACGTCGTCAACATTACGGGACGAGCTCTTCTCGTCGTCGTGGGATTTCTTGTGGGGCTGCGCCTTCTTTTCTGGGCCTGCCTGGTCTTTCAGGGCTGCAATTTCTTGGCTGAACTTTTCGTCCTCTCTCCACGGATCGATTCCCGGGGGATCGACGGCAGCATGGTCCGGACGATGGCCAACCTGATCGGGATCTTTCTCTCCCTCTCCCTCTTCTTCTACGGCGCCGGTCAGCTTGGCGTCTCCATCGTTCCCGTCATTACCGGTCTCGGTGTCGTCGGCCTGGCTCTTTCCCTGGCGGCAAAGCCGACGGTGGAGAATGTCATAGGCGGCCTCACTCTCTTCGCCGACCGTCCTGTCCGAGTGGGCGATTTCTGCCGTTTCGGCGGCACGTCGGGAACCGTCGTCGAGATCGGCCTTCGTTCCACCCGGATCCAGGGACTGGACCGGACGGTCACTTCCATTCCCAATGCCGAGTTCTCTCAACTCCAGCTGGTCAATGTCAGCCGCCGTGACTATATCCTCCTCGAGACGACATTGGGACTCCGTTATGAGACCACCTTGGATCAGCTCCGTTGGGTTCTGGCGAGATTGCGGGAGATGCTTCTGGCCCACCCCGAAGTGCACGATTTCCCTGAGGCGCGGGTCCGCTTCGTCGGATTCAACGCTTACTCTCTCGACATTTCGGTCAGGGCCTACATCGCAACCAGCGACTTGGACGTTTTTCTGGCCGTCCAGGAGGACATTCTCTTTCGCATCGGAGAAATCGTCGATCAGGCGGGAACGGCTTTCGCCTTCCCCTCCAATACGACTTATGTGACCCGCGACGCGGCGCCTGAGCGGAAAAGACGGGAAGAAGTCGAGGAGGAATTCCGCAAAGAGAGCGACGGTGTCGGCGCCAGCACTCCTGGTACCATCGAGGAACAGCAGGATCATGCTCCCTTCGAGTCGCAGGAAACCTCCGAACCTTGA
- a CDS encoding ABC transporter substrate-binding protein: MFKAMKQLLLGIVLILGASALLLVSDYRGRAWNRSARDGEPAAALQGKVRAGEILHLAVLKWATSVTNDETHEGLMAGLSERGFDAKRGIVFHPFSAEGDMPTALSVAQNACGGEYDLVLSISTPMLQVTARANEAGKVPHVFGAVTDPYAAGVGISDSDHREHPAWLAGVGTFQPVREAIELIARLRPEVKRLGTVMNPSEACSQACFTLAKETCEKRGIMLSRVTVDNSSAVYEAASALASQGIEAFIIGGDNTVESAFDSVIRAANGAGIPVIGYASPYAEKGALIGLGADYFEVGRIQGHLTADILEGLSPADIPVENVMPLKCSLNKNVLANLRETWIIPSDVEAEAAEVIGGQATQAVSSRRSGTFLPVTSARRWKLHFLNYVDSTPTEDTLRGFREVLQDAGWVEGKDYSLSVTNAQGDMPTLSTMIDNALSQNSDLLLLTSTPTLQAAVQKVRQVPVIFGVVANPVIAGAGRSDADHLPNVTGISSASAYGEGVAALLACLPDAKRVGTLVNPSESNCVYNLERLTEELAARGISCLSVPVSTPMEMSDAIRSLLSMGVDAVLQVAGNLFFSSFAPISKACLEARVPLFGFDSATATEGGAVLAVARDYRAGGEDMGRLALRILQGEKPADLPFAPISKTIVTINEANARRYNLTIPLSLRQGAQIVSDEGREERTDSAH, translated from the coding sequence GTGTTTAAGGCTATGAAACAGCTCCTGCTTGGAATCGTTCTCATCCTTGGGGCCAGTGCCCTCCTGCTTGTCTCCGATTACAGGGGGAGAGCATGGAATCGTTCGGCACGAGACGGGGAGCCCGCAGCGGCGCTGCAGGGGAAAGTTAGGGCCGGCGAAATCCTTCACCTGGCCGTGCTCAAGTGGGCGACATCGGTTACCAACGATGAGACGCATGAGGGGCTGATGGCAGGGCTGTCGGAACGGGGATTCGACGCGAAACGGGGTATCGTTTTTCATCCCTTCTCTGCAGAGGGTGATATGCCGACGGCCCTGAGCGTGGCTCAGAATGCCTGTGGAGGCGAATATGACCTGGTTCTCTCCATCAGCACACCGATGCTGCAAGTGACGGCCAGGGCCAACGAGGCAGGGAAAGTTCCTCACGTTTTCGGAGCCGTGACCGATCCGTACGCCGCCGGCGTGGGCATCAGCGACAGCGATCACAGAGAGCATCCCGCATGGCTCGCCGGAGTGGGGACGTTCCAACCTGTCCGCGAGGCGATCGAGTTGATAGCCAGGCTTCGCCCCGAGGTCAAGCGTCTCGGGACGGTCATGAATCCCTCGGAGGCATGCTCGCAGGCCTGTTTCACTCTGGCTAAAGAGACGTGCGAAAAGAGGGGAATCATGCTTTCCCGCGTGACGGTCGACAATTCTTCGGCCGTCTATGAGGCTGCCTCTGCCCTGGCTTCGCAGGGAATAGAGGCCTTCATCATCGGAGGCGACAACACGGTCGAATCGGCCTTTGATTCGGTGATCCGGGCCGCGAACGGGGCGGGGATTCCCGTGATCGGCTATGCCTCCCCCTATGCGGAGAAGGGGGCATTGATAGGCCTGGGGGCCGATTATTTCGAGGTGGGACGTATCCAGGGACATCTGACGGCAGACATCCTGGAGGGTTTATCTCCTGCCGATATCCCCGTTGAGAATGTCATGCCCCTGAAATGCTCCCTGAACAAAAACGTGCTGGCCAACCTGAGGGAAACCTGGATCATCCCCTCCGACGTGGAGGCCGAGGCCGCAGAGGTCATTGGCGGACAGGCGACACAAGCAGTCTCTTCCCGTCGCTCGGGAACCTTTCTTCCCGTCACTTCGGCGCGGCGATGGAAACTGCATTTTCTCAACTACGTCGATTCGACGCCCACGGAGGACACCCTGCGCGGATTCCGCGAGGTTCTGCAGGATGCGGGATGGGTCGAGGGAAAGGATTACAGCCTCTCCGTTACCAACGCCCAGGGAGACATGCCCACCCTTTCGACGATGATCGACAATGCCTTGAGCCAGAATTCCGATCTTTTGTTGCTGACGTCAACACCGACGCTTCAGGCCGCCGTACAGAAAGTGCGTCAGGTGCCGGTCATTTTCGGCGTCGTGGCGAATCCCGTCATTGCCGGGGCGGGACGGAGCGATGCCGATCATCTCCCTAACGTGACGGGAATCTCTTCGGCATCGGCCTACGGTGAAGGCGTTGCGGCTCTGCTTGCCTGCCTGCCCGATGCGAAGCGCGTCGGAACCCTTGTCAATCCGTCGGAGTCCAACTGCGTCTATAACCTGGAGCGGTTGACGGAGGAGCTCGCCGCTCGGGGCATCTCCTGCCTTTCCGTTCCGGTCTCCACGCCGATGGAAATGTCCGACGCCATACGGAGCCTCCTGTCCATGGGAGTCGATGCCGTGCTGCAAGTGGCGGGGAATCTCTTCTTTTCCTCTTTCGCCCCCATTTCCAAGGCCTGCCTCGAGGCGCGAGTCCCCCTTTTCGGTTTCGACTCGGCCACGGCGACCGAGGGCGGTGCCGTTCTGGCCGTGGCACGTGACTACAGGGCCGGCGGAGAAGACATGGGCCGTCTTGCCCTGAGGATACTCCAGGGGGAGAAGCCCGCAGATCTTCCCTTCGCTCCGATAAGTAAAACGATCGTTACGATCAACGAGGCCAACGCCCGGCGGTACAACCTGACCATCCCTCTGTCCCTGCGGCAGGGGGCCCAGATCGTTTCAGACGAAGGACGAGAGGAGAGGACCGACAGTGCACATTGA
- a CDS encoding ABC transporter ATP-binding protein — protein MLDVQGVVKTFHADTENEVRALQGLSLRVKEGSFVVVIGTNGSGKSTLQNALSGSVLVDEGQIFLAGQEITRWSEHRRAALIGRVFQNPFSGTAPNMSVGENLALAKRRGLRRTLRMNASLRSRDELADRVRCLGMGLENRLDNEIGSLSGGQRQALTLLMATLRRPMLLLLDEHTAALDPRAAEMVIGVTDSLVREGKLTTLMVTHSMQQAVNLGDRLIMMHRGRIVADISGAEKKRLRPGDLLDRFDAIKRREQIDSSVAEMLREAYV, from the coding sequence ATGCTTGATGTCCAGGGAGTCGTCAAGACCTTCCATGCCGATACGGAGAATGAAGTCCGGGCACTTCAGGGTCTGAGTCTGCGGGTGAAAGAAGGTTCGTTTGTGGTGGTCATCGGCACCAACGGCTCGGGAAAATCGACGTTGCAGAACGCCCTCTCGGGAAGCGTCCTCGTCGACGAAGGCCAAATTTTTCTGGCGGGACAGGAGATTACCCGATGGTCCGAACACCGTCGTGCAGCGCTCATCGGGCGTGTCTTCCAGAATCCCTTCAGCGGCACGGCCCCGAATATGTCCGTGGGAGAGAATCTGGCCCTGGCCAAACGGAGAGGTCTGCGCCGCACGTTACGCATGAACGCCTCCCTTCGTTCACGAGACGAACTGGCCGACCGCGTACGCTGTCTGGGCATGGGACTCGAAAACCGACTGGACAACGAGATCGGCTCCCTCTCCGGAGGCCAGAGACAGGCCCTGACGCTGCTCATGGCCACGTTACGCCGCCCCATGCTCCTCCTGCTCGACGAGCACACGGCGGCCCTCGATCCCCGTGCGGCCGAAATGGTTATAGGCGTCACCGATAGCCTCGTGCGGGAGGGCAAGCTCACGACCCTGATGGTGACACACTCCATGCAACAGGCCGTGAATCTCGGCGACCGCCTCATCATGATGCACAGGGGACGGATCGTCGCCGATATTTCGGGCGCAGAAAAAAAGCGCCTCCGCCCGGGCGACCTGCTCGACCGATTCGACGCCATCAAACGTCGGGAGCAGATCGATTCGTCCGTGGCGGAGATGCTTCGCGAGGCCTATGTCTGA
- the tig gene encoding trigger factor, translated as MKSELLSQERNIVTIKAEIEADAFEHALRETLRELSEKANIKGFRKGRVPRRVLELYMGKDAIQGETLERVIPAALREIVEEYGLDPIAEPHLKLGAIQEGHPLELTLTVEVRPEVTQADLSSLEVEIPSVAFGESMVDETIMELRRKEVQYNVVDGAVEAHHAVDVSYKTTIVGADGPEESGNEENTLLDLSAPALRPEIREGLLGRAAGDEVEVSIALADDYPDEKVAGRTVRYLFNVKAVKEPFLPEVDSEFIQKVTGSDAITSIEAFREMIALRLQEQMEQERTEMKRSAAVAKFVELSSVDLPDSLVEQEFEAIVKREEDKLKEEKNLSLDAYLAQNNLERSKFDESTRKRAAWIVKQTLVLDSFAEESGLSVETEDLDAEIDAMARSFKVEPKQLKSFLAKDADRLNEIVHRVRVRKTVDHLLSKITFKEVETPASAEGPEA; from the coding sequence GTGAAGAGTGAGCTTCTCTCCCAGGAGAGGAACATCGTCACGATCAAGGCAGAAATAGAAGCAGACGCGTTTGAACACGCTCTCCGGGAGACGTTGCGGGAACTCTCCGAGAAGGCCAACATCAAGGGTTTCCGGAAAGGCCGAGTACCCCGTCGCGTCCTGGAACTCTATATGGGTAAAGATGCGATCCAGGGGGAGACCCTTGAGCGTGTCATTCCCGCCGCTCTTCGGGAGATCGTCGAGGAGTATGGGCTTGATCCCATCGCTGAACCTCATCTGAAACTGGGCGCGATCCAGGAGGGCCATCCTCTGGAGTTGACTTTGACTGTCGAGGTTCGCCCAGAGGTGACTCAGGCTGACCTCTCGTCCCTTGAGGTGGAGATTCCCTCCGTCGCCTTCGGGGAGTCCATGGTCGACGAGACGATTATGGAGCTTCGGCGCAAAGAGGTCCAGTACAACGTCGTTGATGGGGCCGTCGAAGCCCATCATGCCGTCGACGTCTCCTACAAAACGACAATCGTCGGTGCCGACGGGCCGGAGGAGAGCGGGAACGAGGAGAATACCCTTCTGGATCTGTCCGCTCCGGCTCTTCGACCCGAGATTCGCGAGGGATTGCTGGGCAGGGCCGCTGGTGATGAGGTGGAAGTCTCTATCGCCCTCGCCGATGACTACCCTGACGAGAAAGTCGCCGGGAGAACCGTCCGCTACCTCTTCAACGTCAAGGCCGTCAAGGAACCCTTTCTTCCCGAGGTAGACAGCGAGTTTATCCAAAAAGTGACGGGCAGCGATGCGATCACCTCGATAGAGGCTTTCCGCGAGATGATCGCTTTGCGCCTGCAGGAGCAAATGGAGCAGGAGCGCACCGAGATGAAGCGTTCTGCCGCCGTAGCCAAGTTCGTCGAGCTTTCTTCCGTCGATCTTCCTGATAGCCTCGTCGAACAGGAATTCGAGGCCATCGTCAAACGAGAGGAGGACAAGCTAAAAGAGGAGAAGAATCTCTCCCTCGACGCCTATCTGGCTCAGAACAACCTCGAACGATCGAAATTCGATGAGTCCACGAGAAAAAGGGCGGCCTGGATCGTCAAGCAGACGCTAGTCCTCGATAGCTTCGCCGAAGAATCGGGCCTTTCCGTTGAAACGGAAGACCTTGATGCCGAGATTGATGCCATGGCCCGTTCCTTCAAGGTGGAACCGAAGCAGCTCAAGAGTTTCCTCGCGAAAGACGCCGATCGCCTCAACGAAATCGTCCATCGCGTCCGCGTCCGCAAGACGGTGGATCATCTGCTTTCGAAAATCACTTTCAAAGAGGTCGAGACTCCCGCTTCTGCGGAGGGGCCGGAGGCCTGA
- a CDS encoding IS3 family transposase (programmed frameshift) — protein sequence MAAKRQRRSAEFKSKVAFAALKGDKTLAQLSGEFEVSAVQIGQWKKQLLQGGPEIFQRKGTPMDVETSMAPLYQEIGRLKMELDWLKKKSQALTLEGKRTSIDPEHPSISVRRQCDLLDLNRSSFYYASSSATETAENLEIMELIDGRYTCAPSYGSRRMTAWLRRQGQDVNRKRIGRLMRLMGLEGIGPKPGTSKPHPEHEIYPYLLRNAVIVRPNQVWSTDVTYLPMSGGFMYLAAVIDWHSRFVLSWELSNTLDAEFCVVALDRALRQGTPEIFNTDQGCQFTSKAFLSLLKEKEIRISMDGRGRALDNIFVERFWRTLKYEWLYLNDYERVRDLRCGLREYMDFYNDERLHSSLNYRTPREVHFADREGPMAV from the exons ATGGCAGCCAAGCGACAGAGGCGTTCAGCGGAGTTCAAAAGCAAAGTAGCCTTCGCTGCCCTGAAAGGGGATAAGACCCTGGCTCAATTGTCGGGTGAGTTCGAGGTTTCCGCCGTCCAGATCGGTCAGTGGAAGAAGCAGCTTCTGCAAGGGGGTCCGGAGATCTTTCAACGCAAAGGCACTCCGATGGATGTCGAGACGTCGATGGCCCCCCTCTACCAGGAGATCGGTCGGCTCAAGATGGAGCTCGACTGGCTCAAAAAAAAATC TCAGGCGCTGACGCTTGAGGGAAAGCGGACCTCCATCGATCCCGAGCACCCTTCGATCAGTGTTCGTCGGCAATGTGACCTCCTTGATCTTAACCGGTCCAGCTTCTACTACGCGAGCTCTTCCGCGACGGAGACGGCGGAGAACCTTGAAATCATGGAGCTCATCGACGGCCGGTACACCTGCGCCCCCTCTTACGGGAGCCGCCGGATGACGGCCTGGCTGCGTCGACAGGGACAGGACGTGAACCGCAAACGGATCGGACGGCTGATGAGGCTTATGGGGCTCGAAGGGATTGGCCCCAAACCGGGAACCAGCAAGCCTCACCCCGAACATGAGATTTATCCCTACCTGCTCCGGAACGCCGTCATCGTCAGACCGAATCAGGTCTGGAGCACCGATGTCACCTACCTCCCGATGAGTGGCGGTTTCATGTACCTCGCGGCCGTCATCGATTGGCACAGCCGCTTCGTCCTCTCCTGGGAACTTTCCAACACCCTGGACGCAGAGTTCTGCGTCGTCGCCCTCGACAGGGCCCTTCGGCAGGGAACGCCGGAGATCTTCAACACCGACCAGGGCTGTCAGTTCACCAGTAAGGCCTTTCTGTCTCTGCTCAAGGAAAAGGAGATCCGGATCAGCATGGACGGTCGTGGCAGGGCCCTCGACAACATCTTCGTGGAACGCTTCTGGCGGACCCTCAAGTATGAGTGGCTCTACTTGAACGACTACGAGCGGGTCCGCGATCTCCGCTGCGGCCTGCGGGAGTATATGGACTTCTACAACGACGAAAGGCTTCACTCCTCACTGAACTACAGGACACCGCGGGAGGTTCACTTTGCCGACCGGGAGGGACCGATGGCGGTCTGA
- a CDS encoding ABC transporter permease: protein MSLLIGALTMGSILALMALGVFLTFRIFGFADLATDSILTLGAATAAVLMVRGASPVVAMSAATVSGMLAGGVTGLLHTRLHINNLLSGILVMTGLYSVNLRIMGGSNVSLSRATTVVDVAGTAARKLTGLETMSLSIWEVPIGDLAMLAGALLVACLFGILLRLFFLTDFGIALRASGDNGQSALAQGVSAPNMLLFSLMLAGGFSALTGSLLAQYQGFADVQMGVGTLVLGLASVIMGQALVRSRSLGVALAGTIMGSVLFRLLVSIALRWGLNPNDLKIITALFVLVTLILPNMVLYLKKGGARRHA from the coding sequence ATGAGCCTTCTCATCGGGGCCCTCACGATGGGTTCCATCCTGGCATTGATGGCTCTCGGAGTCTTCCTCACCTTCCGCATCTTCGGTTTCGCCGACTTGGCCACAGACAGCATCCTCACGCTGGGTGCGGCGACGGCAGCGGTCCTCATGGTCCGCGGCGCATCACCCGTGGTTGCAATGTCTGCGGCCACGGTTTCCGGCATGTTGGCTGGGGGCGTCACCGGCTTGCTGCACACCCGGCTGCACATCAACAACCTTCTGTCGGGGATTCTCGTCATGACCGGTCTTTATTCCGTCAACTTGAGGATCATGGGAGGAAGTAATGTCTCCCTTTCCCGGGCGACGACCGTCGTCGACGTGGCCGGAACGGCGGCCCGGAAACTGACGGGGCTGGAGACGATGTCCCTTTCGATATGGGAGGTGCCCATCGGCGACCTGGCCATGCTCGCAGGGGCACTTTTGGTCGCCTGTCTTTTCGGTATCCTGCTTCGCCTCTTTTTTCTGACCGATTTCGGCATTGCCCTGCGGGCCTCGGGTGACAATGGACAATCGGCTTTGGCACAGGGCGTGAGCGCTCCCAACATGCTCCTTTTCAGCCTCATGCTCGCCGGAGGCTTCTCCGCCCTTACCGGTTCCCTTTTGGCCCAGTATCAGGGCTTCGCCGACGTTCAGATGGGCGTGGGCACCCTCGTCCTGGGGCTGGCAAGCGTCATCATGGGCCAGGCCCTGGTCCGAAGCCGTTCTCTCGGCGTCGCTTTGGCCGGGACGATCATGGGCTCCGTCCTGTTTCGGTTGCTCGTATCCATTGCCCTTCGATGGGGACTCAACCCGAACGACCTCAAGATTATCACGGCTCTTTTCGTCCTCGTCACGTTGATTTTGCCCAACATGGTCCTTTATCTGAAGAAGGGGGGGGCGAGGCGCCATGCTTGA